The genomic interval ACCGAGAGCAGCTGTGGAAGAGGTGGGTGTGTTACAGATCCATCActtcttcttccactgctttGTCCTGAGATTGCACATACCTCTCCTGCACTGCAAGCGTGCTGATAACGCAGTAATTAAGGAAAACAAGGGGCTGGGCTCAAACACTCCCTTCTGCAAGGAGCTCTTAATGTTCTTGGGCAAGGAACCAGCCCCACATTAGCCTGAAGGCTGGCAGGAAGACTGCAGTACTGGCAGCTGCACGCATCACCTGAGTTATTTCTGGCTCTGGCTGATCCCAGACCCGACAAGTACAGGAGAATCAATTGTATGGTTTGGATGAGGTGGAATGAACCAGTCCAAGTGAGTGTGAGAGACAGGAAAGTTGTCAAAAGATTCCTCCCACATTCACAGCATCAATTAGCAACAAATGTGGTGGCTTTGGTGCGGACAACTGTCTGCTAAGGTCTGGGCTGAGCCGTACTGACTCGCTACATGCACATCACCAAATAGCATCAGATGATGTTAGTAACAACCTGGGCCTGCAAACTGCCAGGTCCACCTCCAGCCTCTCTTCCCCAAGGAAGGACAAATTAAAATTCAACACAACACAGGATCGGTGGAGAAGGATACGAAGCAAAGTGGAAATCGGCTCCCACTGCTGCCGACATCAGAGCTTCCAGGCTCCTGTGCTCCTGGTCTCCGAAGGAATAGCCGTTGGCTTTGTCCACTGCCTGCATCACCTGCCGCATGCTCTCCTTATCCTGAAAGGAAGGGAGATGATACACAGGGAATCTGGTCCTTCCCCGGAGGCAAGAGCTCGTGCTGGGCTTTACCATGGATTTTCTCCGAGGCTCTGGGCCACCCACACAGCACCCAACGCCCCGAGGATGCTGCCGGCCTCCCGGCGCCCAGAGGGGCCACAGGACAAACAGGTGCACCCGCTGTGGAGCCTGAATGCATGATGGGCTGACACCCTCCACCCTTTCATCACCTCTTGTCTCAGCCTATTTGCCTCTGTTGACACTTCTGCAAACTACCAGATTAACGTTTTCAGCCCTTCCTCCCAAATGTATTCCTCCCAATCTTCTAATTATTTTGTGCTACCTAATTTAACACCATTTCAGGTAATACTTTGCCCAGATTTGAAATGCAGGCACAGAGGAGTTGAATGAAGGGGGAGTCTTAATTCCCCACCCCAAGACACAAGGCCCACATAGCCCCAAGCTCAttagccttttcttttcctttggctgCCACAGATGATTTACAAGTCTGGGTGTGTTTCACTGTCCTCCTCCATCCCCGAGTCTCTTCACAGCCAAGGTTTTCAGCCCTCATGGCTCTAAGCAGATGTAACGTAGCTGCTACCAAACCTGCTGACTACATATCCAACACTCCCTGTTCTCTCTGCCCCactcctcctgctgcatcacCTGGACGTTGAGCGGAACGAAGGACACCAGGCTGTAGTCCTCGATCACCTCCACCAGCTTCTCATTGAGGCGGCGGTAATTTCTGAAGAAGGGGTCAGAAGCTAAATGGTCAACCAAGTAAGAGAGGTCCAGGACCTCTGTGTAATAATCCAGGTTGAAAGCTGCAGGGAAACACCAAGAAGCTCTGAAGGCAATTTGTAAATTGAAGAACCCAGTGAGATTTACACCAGTTCCCTGAACATCTCCCAGCAATACATCCCTGTACCCAAACAGGTAATTTACACCTGATGCAGCCCAATTCCACGTGTCTCTCTTGCAAAGGCTCTTACCCAGCTTGCCGTATTGCTCGATCAGGTCCATCTTGGAGAGGACGTTAACATGGGGCAGTTCCACATGCAGCATGGTGGAGAGCGAGGTGCAGAGAACAGAGATAAACTTGCCAGGGTCCGTGCAGTAGTGAGAATCCACCAAATGCACTGCAGCCAGCTGGACAGCAAAGGCACAAAGCAACAGCACAAGGTCAGACCAGTGATAAGTCCACCTGCTTGCTTTTGGGAGAGTCTGAGAAGTGGCTAAAGGACAATCTGTCCGGACCTGACCATAATCACATGGACTCCCATGCAGGGAAAGTTACCACATACTTTCTACCTCCTGCATATAAACCATCCTCACATATGAGTGCACATATATAGAGAGAAGTATATATTGCCACACCCGTAGACAACCTGGGGGATTCAGGACCCAGGGTGCTGCTGCACAGAAAGGGCTCTGCGGAGGCTTATAGGGGTGCTGAGCTCCACCAGCAGTACTGAAAGGCACTTAAACCTGCAACCGCTCTCCCTTTTCTGAGGGCTTCTTTCTTTGCAGATGAAGTTTCCATGCTTGTCTGAACTCTGCAGGTTTTTCAGGGGTGGGAGCTGGGGTGAACTCTCCTTCTGAATGACACGACTGCCTCCAGATTTCCACCTTTCCCACAGGAATGCTCACGCACAGCATACACTCAGGAGCAATAACTGTAGCACACCACGCTCTGCTGGGAGAACCAATTGTCATGTGgtttgaaataataattaataattaaattaatgaGCTGTTTTATTCCTTGTGTTTTGTGCAGCTGTAACAATGTGGTCCGAGATCTCTGTTAAGTTACTGCCTGTTACACAATATTACTCAAAGTCAGGGCTCTATAGTTGAGTGTGGTTGAGTCACAGCTATgcttctgcagcaaaaaaagcCAGTTTAAAGCTCACAGGCAGGTGTAGGCACTCAAGTGAGCATCAAAACAGCAGTGTAACTATCTTTTTTTAGTAACTACAATTTCATGTACAtctatttgaataaaaataatctccaCTGTGCAGATTCCCAGTGACAGTCTCAAGCAAACGAACTTGCCCTTCTTGCTCACACCATACACAGTTTGCACATTCATGGTTTGGcccaaatgcaaaacaaatgcaatgtAAGCAAGTTAGCTTGGTTATGGGACTCTTCTCACCTGCGCTTCCTCATTTGCATCTTCCATTGTGCAAGAAAGCACAGAGCACGTACTACAATGTGCAGAGCGATTCAGCTTGGCAGCAGGAGAGCCATGTAGGGCCTGAGATGACGCCTGAATTTCTCATAGTGCAGTGCCAAGGGTCCCCGCTCGCTCAGCGCACACATCTACCACCCCATTCCAAAATACAGCGCCCACTCAGATAAAACACACGAGGTCTGTGGAGAGGACCCTGGAGCACAGCGAGAGTGTGTGAGGAAGGAATCCATGCTTCTGTTCATAATTCCACTGCATTAAATGCCCTGAACAAGCCACTCTCTTGCCAATCCCTCCGAGCATAAAATGGGGCAAaattcccctccttccctgacaAAGCTGTTTCACATGAAAGGCCAAACATGTTAGTAAAGAAAACAGTCATTAGTACCCACAATCAAAAGCTCTGACTGTGCGGTGTACAGCTTCTAAGCCCCTTGTACAAGCACGTGGGGTGCCAGGCACCAATCCCAGCTCCCCACGGAGCACCAAACCTACCCTGAAATTCCACTTGGCCAACTGCGCGAAGACGTTCTTCAGGGCGTCGTGGTGGGTGTAGAGCTCTACCTGCCCTGGGCAGTCAAACAAGTAGTAGTGACCCCTGAACGCAGccagcttctcctgcagccagtCGAAGTTGGCCTCCAGGTACTCCATGCAGTAGATCAACCCCCCGTTGGGCCCCAGCTTCAAGTTCTCCATTACATCAGGCAGGGTGATGAGTTCGGCGATGTCCACGGCACACTGGTAGGGCATCGCCTCGTTGGCGGGGTCCAGGTTCACCACCGTCACCTTGCGCCCGATCCTGCCCATGAACTCCTGCATGCCATGACAGTAGGTTGTCTTCCCGGAGCCCGGAGGCCCGATCACCACCTGGCCAAAGGCCAGCAAGCTCCCCTTGCTGCCCTCAGACATGTTGGctcatttccttctccttctgttgacttgagaaaggaaaaactcccatttaccattttatttgcatttatacGAAAGCAATCTGCTGAAATTCACACCCAGGGAGCGggtggagaggaagggaaagt from Haliaeetus albicilla chromosome 16, bHalAlb1.1, whole genome shotgun sequence carries:
- the GPN2 gene encoding GPN-loop GTPase 2 isoform X2; the encoded protein is MSEGSKGSLLAFGQVVIGPPGSGKTTYCHGMQEFMGRIGRKVTVVNLDPANEAMPYQCAVDIAELITLPDVMENLKLGPNGGLIYCMEYLEANFDWLQEKLAAFRGHYYLFDCPGQVELYTHHDALKNVFAQLAKWNFRLAAVHLVDSHYCTDPGKFISVLCTSLSTMLHVELPHVNVLSKMDLIEQYGKLAFNLDYYTEVLDLSYLVDHLASDPFFRNYRRLNEKLVEVIEDYSLVSFVPLNVQDKESMRQVMQAVDKANGYSFGDQEHRSLEALMSAAVGADFHFASTLAVQERYVQSQDKAVEEEVMDL
- the GPN2 gene encoding GPN-loop GTPase 2 isoform X1 — protein: MSEGSKGSLLAFGQVVIGPPGSGKTTYCHGMQEFMGRIGRKVTVVNLDPANEAMPYQCAVDIAELITLPDVMENLKLGPNGGLIYCMEYLEANFDWLQEKLAAFRGHYYLFDCPGQVELYTHHDALKNVFAQLAKWNFRLAAVHLVDSHYCTDPGKFISVLCTSLSTMLHVELPHVNVLSKMDLIEQYGKLGKSLCKRDTWNWAASGVNYLFGASWCFPAAFNLDYYTEVLDLSYLVDHLASDPFFRNYRRLNEKLVEVIEDYSLVSFVPLNVQDKESMRQVMQAVDKANGYSFGDQEHRSLEALMSAAVGADFHFASTLAVQERYVQSQDKAVEEEVMDL